The genomic interval TCTAGAATGATCGGCGTAATTGATTTCAAACCCCGAAGGGGTGTCAAAGGTCAATGAGGTTATGTCATCCCTTCGGGATTAGATTGAGCGTCCCATAAATCGGGTGTTTATCACGAAGATGATTTTCTCTTCATCAGGAAATCGCAGATGGCGAAATCGAGTTCTTCGTCAATGTCCCACGCTTCGTCGGCGTCTATGGCGAACATGAGCGGCTTATCGCTGATGCGGTGACGTTTTGCCAGTAGATTCTCGCGGGTGAACATGTAGATGCAGGAGTTTTCTTCGTAGACGGGAGGCAGGTCTTGAGTCTGGATCAATTCCTTCGGGTTGTGATTCAGCGCGTTGCCGTCTTTATCGTAGAGACGGGTTTGGAGGCGGGTGACGGAGAATAACGAATCGTAATTGGGGTAATTGGTAAGTAGTAATTGGATGGCTTTTGAAATTGATTCGGGTTTCAGCAAGGGATTCGTGCTGTGGGTTTGCAAATAAAAATCGGCGGGGAATAAACTGGTGTCGTGAATCAAAATCTCGTTCATCGGCACATCGTCGGCGCGGAGGGATTCGGGGCGGTTGATGATGTTCACGGAGGGGAAATGTCCCTTCAAACCGTCTATCACTTCAGCGGAGTCCGTATCCACGACGATTTGGTTGACCTGCGGCACGGCGAGCAAAGTCTCGATGATGTGATGGAACAGCGGCCTGCCAGCCAGCGGGCGATAATTTTTGCCTGGCACGCGTTGACTGTGATGACGCATGGGGACGAGCGCGACAATATTCATGGGAGGATGACCTGTAATTTAATATGATGATAATCCGCGGCGCAGAGGGTGATCCAATATCCTTTTTTGTCGGGCGGATCGAAGTCGCGGATGCCGCCGACGGGGGCGCCGTCTATGGCGAGGACTTCGACGCGGTCTTGACCATTCTCAAGCGCGGAAAGGATGGTCGCTTCGCGTTCATCCCACAGTTGGGCGCGTTGACTATACACGGGAATGTATTTTGAGGAATTATAAATAGCAAATATCGGAAAGATAAGCGCGATCAGCAAAGCAACCGCCGCTGTAGTCTGCAACCAAGACTGCGAGTAGAGTTGGCGGAGGGAATATCCGCCCATCCAGCCGAGCGCGACGAAGGCGAAGACCATGATGTGACGCGGGATGATCTGCGTGCGGAGGATGGGGAGTCCGCGCTCGATGTAGGCGCTGGGGG from Candidatus Defluviilinea gracilis carries:
- a CDS encoding acylneuraminate cytidylyltransferase family protein, whose product is MNIVALVPMRHHSQRVPGKNYRPLAGRPLFHHIIETLLAVPQVNQIVVDTDSAEVIDGLKGHFPSVNIINRPESLRADDVPMNEILIHDTSLFPADFYLQTHSTNPLLKPESISKAIQLLLTNYPNYDSLFSVTRLQTRLYDKDGNALNHNPKELIQTQDLPPVYEENSCIYMFTRENLLAKRHRISDKPLMFAIDADEAWDIDEELDFAICDFLMKRKSSS